One Theropithecus gelada isolate Dixy chromosome 3, Tgel_1.0, whole genome shotgun sequence genomic window carries:
- the METTL27 gene encoding LOW QUALITY PROTEIN: methyltransferase-like protein 27 (The sequence of the model RefSeq protein was modified relative to this genomic sequence to represent the inferred CDS: inserted 2 bases in 2 codons), whose translation MAQEEGGSLPEVRARVGAAHGIPELAPKLHFYDRXTPHYDQDVATLQYHAPRLAVXLTQTLPGLPHSALILDVACGTGLVAAELRARGFLQLHGVNGSLGMLEQAGARGLYQHLSLCTLGQEPLPGPEGTFDMVLIVGAPSDGQVPCNAIPELLCVTKPGPAETVAKPGQVWTGIQGSPEG comes from the exons ATGGCCCAGGAGGAGGGTGGGAGCCTGCCCGAGGTGCGGGCGCGGGTCGGGGCCGCGCATGGCATCCCCGAACTGGCCCCAAAGCTCCACTTCTATGACC GGACTCCTCACTACGACCAG GATGTGGCCACCCTGCAGTACCATGCCCCCCGCCTCGCAG GCCTCACACAAACCCTTCCAGGCCTGCCCCACAGTGCCCTGATCCTGGACGTGGCCTGCGGCACAGGCCTAGTGGCTGCCGAG cTGCGGGCTCGAGGCTTCCTCCAGCTACATGGGGTGAATGGGAGCCTAGGGATGCTGGAACAGGCTGGGGCCCGCGGCCTCTATCAGCACCTCAGCCTCTGCACCCTGGGCCAGGAGCCTCTGCCTGGCCCTGAA GGGACCTTCGACATGGTACTGATAGTTGGCGCCCCCAGTGATGGCCAGGTGCCCTGCAATGCGATACCTGAGCTCCTATGTGTCACCAAGCCAG GCCCAGCAGAGACTGTGGCTAAGCCTGGGCAGGTCTGGACAGGCATCCAGGGGAGCCCTGAAGGCTGA
- the CLDN4 gene encoding claudin-4 isoform X1 → MASMGLQVTGIALAVLGWLAVMLCCALPMWRVTAFIGSNIVTSQTIWEGLWMNCVVQSTGQMQCKVYDSLLALPQDLQAARALVIISIIVAALGVLLSVVGGKCTNCLEDESAKAKTMIVAGVVFLLAGLLVIVPVSWTAHNIIQDFYNPLVASGQKREMGASLYVGWAASGLLLLGGGLLCCNCPPRTDKPYSAKYSAARSAAASNYV, encoded by the coding sequence ATGGCCTCCATGGGGCTACAGGTGACGGGCATCGCGCTGGCCGTCCTGGGCTGGCTGGCCGTCATGCTGTGCTGCGCGCTGCCCATGTGGCGCGTGACGGCCTTCATCGGCAGCAACATCGTCACCTCGCAGACCATCTGGGAGGGCCTGTGGATGAACTGCGTGGTGCAGAGCACCGGCCAGATGCAGTGCAAGGTGTATGACTCGCTACTGGCACTGCCGCAGGACCTGCAGGCGGCCCGCGCCCTCGTCATCATCAGCATCATCGTGGCCGCTCTGGGCGTGCTGCTGTCCGTGGTGGGGGGCAAGTGTACCAACTGCCTGGAGGATGAGAGTGCCAAGGCCAAGACCATGATCGTGGCGGGTGTGGTGTTCCTGTTGGCCGGCCTGCTGGTGATAGTGCCCGTGTCCTGGACGGCCCACAACATCATCCAAGACTTCTACAACCCGCTGGTGGCCTCCGGGCAGAAGCGGGAGATGGGTGCCTCGCTCTACGTCGGCTGGGCTGCCTCCGGCCTGCTGTTACTTGGCGGGGGGCTGCTTTGCTGCAACTGCCCACCCCGCACAGACAAGCCTTACTCTGCCAAGTATTCTGCCGCCCGCTCTGCTGCTGCCAGCAACTACGTGTAA
- the CLDN4 gene encoding claudin-4 isoform X2, producing MASMGLQVTGIALAVLGWLAVMLCCALPMWRVTAFIGSNIVTSQTIWEGLWMNRALVIISIIVAALGVLLSVVGGKCTNCLEDESAKAKTMIVAGVVFLLAGLLVIVPVSWTAHNIIQDFYNPLVASGQKREMGASLYVGWAASGLLLLGGGLLCCNCPPRTDKPYSAKYSAARSAAASNYV from the exons ATGGCCTCCATGGGGCTACAGGTGACGGGCATCGCGCTGGCCGTCCTGGGCTGGCTGGCCGTCATGCTGTGCTGCGCGCTGCCCATGTGGCGCGTGACGGCCTTCATCGGCAGCAACATCGTCACCTCGCAGACCATCTGGGAGGGCCTGTGGATGAA CCGCGCCCTCGTCATCATCAGCATCATCGTGGCCGCTCTGGGCGTGCTGCTGTCCGTGGTGGGGGGCAAGTGTACCAACTGCCTGGAGGATGAGAGTGCCAAGGCCAAGACCATGATCGTGGCGGGTGTGGTGTTCCTGTTGGCCGGCCTGCTGGTGATAGTGCCCGTGTCCTGGACGGCCCACAACATCATCCAAGACTTCTACAACCCGCTGGTGGCCTCCGGGCAGAAGCGGGAGATGGGTGCCTCGCTCTACGTCGGCTGGGCTGCCTCCGGCCTGCTGTTACTTGGCGGGGGGCTGCTTTGCTGCAACTGCCCACCCCGCACAGACAAGCCTTACTCTGCCAAGTATTCTGCCGCCCGCTCTGCTGCTGCCAGCAACTACGTGTAA